A single genomic interval of Spinacia oleracea cultivar Varoflay chromosome 6, BTI_SOV_V1, whole genome shotgun sequence harbors:
- the LOC130463192 gene encoding uncharacterized protein: MTEHADTDDDDLRSFDPIEPNPVFSQVQIDFDDIQDEVDFWNSSIICYVVGANPPIHVMEGFIRRIWKKINVDKVVLVKKGIYLVRFLTMDMRDKVTTGHFFFDNKPMVVKPWSVDMDMEKEEIKFVPIWIQLCLNFKYWGEKSLFKFVSQLGKPIKRDAATVSRDKLQYARVLVDMPLTQKLPDQVTFMNEHGELVQVPITYEWKLTICDNCKLVGHLAAECKKGKSKRIWVQKKQQAPSHTEVVEPEVDREGFQRTLRPIRVRPTSLVPTPVDNPFQMLNDEGVHSACSTAELDRGDDIEGGSTGRGNSSKSYGWNFIMEC, encoded by the coding sequence ATGACTGAACATGCTGATACTGATGATGATGATCTTAGATCATTTGATCCAATTGAACCAAATCCTGTTTTTAGCCAAGTACAGATTGATTTTGATGATATACAGGATGAGGTGGATTTCTGGAACTCTTCCATTATCTGCTATGTTGTTGGTGCTAATCCCCCAATACATGTCATGGAAGGGTTTATTAGGAGAATctggaaaaaaattaatgttgatAAGGTGGTGTTGGTGAAGAAGGGGATCTACTTGGTGAGGTTTCTGACCATGGATATGAGGGATAAGGTCACCACTGGCCATTTTTTCTTTGACAATAAACCAATGGTAGTGAAGCCCTGGAGTGTTGATATGGATATGGAGAAGGAAGAGATCAAATTTGTCCCCATTTGGATTCAGTTGTGTCTGAATTTTAAGTATTGGGGTGAAAAATCTCTTTTCAAATTTGTGAGTCAACTAGGCAAACCAATTAAGAGGGATGCAGCCACTGTGAGTAGGGATAAATTGCAATATGCTAGAGTGTTGGTTGACATGCCACTCACACAAAAACTTCCTGATCAAGTAACTTTTATGAATGAGCATGGTGAGCTGGTTCAGGTCCCTATCACTTATGAATGGAAGCTAACTATTTGTGATAATTGCAAGTTAGTTGGACACTTAGCTGCTGAGTGTAAGAAGgggaaatccaagagaatttgGGTGCAGAAAAAACAACAAGCTCCAAGTCACACAGAGGTAGTGGAACCAGAGGTGGATCGGGAGGGGTTCCAAAGAACTCTTAGACCAATCAGGGTTAGACCTACTAGCTTGGTGCCAACACCAGTTGATAATCCTTTCCAGATGCTGAATGATGAAGGTGTTCATAGTGCTTGTAGTACTGCTGAGCTGGATAGGGGAGATGATATTGAGGGGGGAAGCACAGGAAGAGGGAACTCTTCAAAATCTTATGGATGGAATTTTATCATGGAATGTTAG
- the LOC110787336 gene encoding protein FAR-RED IMPAIRED RESPONSE 1, with the protein MEESSKQSGNSHHFEDFLDEEGENDEVVEAVQAHVKKKPSTDHVLGVNTPQIHASLTRNGLENMAMADMNLCNVTDQESRLKLGDGDVNALLEFFTKMAADNQNLFYRYRVDQFGRLKDVMWVDARGRVAYEEFGDVVWFDTTYLTNGYELPLVTFVGVNHHGKSILFGCALISHETLETFQWLFNTWLLCMGGKAPIGILTDKDVAMRKALSVVMPQSRHGWSLRHILLKSFSKKLLGAFERYQEFKEVLHNVIYDSLMPEVFEVDWSSAVKEFDLESNDWLAGLFQEREMWVPAYMNQFFWAGMKTTQRIGSISSFFNRYLKKHTRLPEFASLYCEAMETNVYDEGKDDADTSRYVRQVVTVFPVEVLLQKLYTDAKFKEVQSEATRMLYVNPRPQKKVLSDHVVEITLDDRVWIICKSTKKEIVSDKKCTYKVRFNLDSNKAWCDCKLFECRGIMCRHLIRVYDIYHIAEVPEIHFEAMEEGHKKEAYSGKSCLSRSFKNPKGTKV; encoded by the exons ATGGAAGAAAGCTCTAAGCAAAGTGGGAATTCTCATCATTTTGAG GATTTTCTTGATGAGGAAGGTGAGAACGATGAGGTTGTTGAAGCGGTGCAAGCACATGTGAAAAAAAAGCCTTCAACTGACCATGTTTTAGGGGTGAACACACCCCAAATTCATGCTAGCTTGACTAGAAATGGGCTTGAGAACATGGCAATGGCAGATATGAATTTGTGTAATGTCACCGATCAAGAGAGTAGATTGAAGTTAGGGGATGGTGATGTAAATGCCTTGTTGGAATTTTTCACTAAGATGGCTGCGGATAACCAGAACCTTTTCTATAGGTATAGAGTTGATCAATTTGGCAGGTTGAAGGATGTGATGTGGGTTGATGCACGGGGTAGGGTGGCTTATGAGGAGTTTGGCGATGTTGTTTGGTTTGATACAACATATCTCACCAATGGGTACGAGTTGCCTTTGGTGACTTTTGTTGGAGTAAATCATCATGGAAAATCTATATTGTTTGGTTGTGCACTAATATCTCATGAAACTTTGGAGACGTTTCAGTGGTTGTTCAACACCTGGTTACTATGTATGGGTGGGAAAGCCCCGATTGGCATCTTAACTGATAAAGATGTTGCAATGAGAAAGGCCCTCTCAGTAGTAATGCCACAATCCCGGCATGGTTGGAGCTTGCGGCACATACTACTAAAGAGTTTTAGTAAGAAGTTGTTAGGTGCTTTTGAAAGGTATCAAGAATTTAAGGAGGTTTTACATAATGTTATATATGATAGTTTGATGCCCGAAGTGTTTGAGGTTGATTGGAGTTCTGCAGTGAAGGAGTTTGACCTCGAAAGCAATGATTGGCTTGCAG GATTGTTTCAGGAGAGGGAAATGTGGGTCCCAGCCTACATGAACCAATTTTTTTGGGCTGGCATGAAAACTACTCAACGTATAGGGAGCATTAGCAGTTTCTTTAATAGGTACTTGAAGAAGCACACCCGATTACCTGAGTTTGCATCACTATATTGTGAAGCTATGGAAACTAACGTATACGATGAAGGGAAAGATGATGCAGACACAAGTCGCTACGTAAGGCAAGTTGTTACTGTGTTTCCTGTTGAAGTTCTGCTCCAAAAGTTGTACACAGATGCAAAGTTCAAGGAGGTCCAATCGGAGGCTACAAGGATGTTGTACGTTAATCCACGTCCGCAAAAAAAGGTTTTATCAGATCATGTTGTGGAGATCACACTAGACGATAGAGTTTGGATAATATGCAAGTCCACGAAGAAGGAAATCGTGTCCGATAAGAAGTGTACTTATAAGGTCAGGTTCAACCTCGATAGTAATAAAGCTTGGTGTGACTGCAAACTCTTTGAATGCCGTGGAATAATGTGTAGGCATCTCATTAGGGTTTATGACATCTACCATATAGCTGAGGTCCCTGAGATACATTTTGAGGCGATGGAGGAAGGACATAAAAAGGAAGCATACTCGGGTAAAAGTTGCTTATCACGATCCTTCAAAAACCCAAAAGGCACGAAGGTATGA